A genomic window from Bacillus mesophilus includes:
- a CDS encoding EH signature domain-containing protein: protein MNSQYINRPFIFNSTHLDKESERMMQKYKDYDESTLEGYTSTRLPDLLDEIKSLLYKRDILDSYAENIKSIDLRLLAYAYPYEVNERETNKKIFYILKKRYNSFIGRKMWAHFHLLPKDALLHDLLEYAFTNEGNDFLSFQNKYRWEFDTVFKRQKDENVLHGISRYIVNCSSPTIKEAFVYRKIKEDSPLGRKLWALILFYGMGEKRFFEKEKISDIIARLNNLQNNDYNKVMNRYLEAFDVNQLHAEIMDLVERRIRDPRRNPQGWQSFSSKSVENAKRWFMIKELRQFFSKETKYDRFKYWNKYSHLLVDVKKIHSPPIAIMDFGDFVTVEFAEHGNAAYFYKKQPFFDFMYKRIKTLRIVENDLKDPHANYYINKLIHRATNYNPDAWHMRFNQYMTQYLKGNFGYKHTI, encoded by the coding sequence ATGAATAGTCAATATATAAATCGTCCATTTATCTTTAATAGTACCCATTTAGACAAAGAATCAGAAAGAATGATGCAGAAATATAAAGATTACGATGAGAGTACTCTAGAGGGATATACTTCTACTAGATTACCTGATTTATTAGACGAGATTAAAAGCCTGTTATATAAAAGAGATATTTTAGATAGTTACGCCGAAAATATAAAATCAATTGATTTACGTTTACTTGCCTATGCTTACCCTTATGAAGTGAATGAAAGGGAGACAAACAAGAAAATTTTCTATATTCTCAAGAAAAGATATAACTCTTTTATTGGTAGAAAAATGTGGGCTCATTTTCATTTACTTCCAAAAGATGCACTATTACACGACCTATTAGAATATGCCTTTACAAATGAAGGTAATGACTTCCTATCATTCCAAAACAAATATAGGTGGGAATTCGATACAGTGTTTAAAAGGCAGAAGGATGAAAATGTGTTGCATGGAATAAGCCGTTATATTGTAAATTGCTCTTCTCCTACGATAAAAGAGGCATTTGTTTATCGGAAAATTAAAGAAGATTCTCCACTCGGAAGAAAGTTATGGGCACTAATCTTATTCTATGGAATGGGTGAGAAGAGGTTTTTTGAAAAAGAAAAGATTTCGGACATTATAGCGAGGTTAAATAATCTTCAAAACAACGATTATAACAAAGTAATGAATCGTTATTTAGAGGCCTTTGATGTTAATCAACTTCATGCTGAAATCATGGATTTAGTAGAACGCCGGATTCGAGACCCAAGAAGAAATCCTCAAGGGTGGCAATCTTTCTCTTCAAAAAGTGTAGAGAATGCAAAACGTTGGTTTATGATCAAGGAACTTAGACAGTTTTTTAGCAAAGAAACAAAATACGACCGTTTTAAGTACTGGAATAAATATTCACACTTGTTGGTGGATGTTAAAAAGATTCACTCCCCACCCATTGCTATTATGGACTTTGGTGACTTTGTAACCGTCGAATTCGCTGAACATGGAAATGCTGCTTACTTTTATAAGAAACAACCATTCTTTGATTTTATGTACAAGAGGATAAAGACACTTCGGATTGTTGAAAATGACTTAAAAGACCCTCATGCTAACTATTATATAAATAAACTTATTCATCGAGCTACAAATTACAATCCAGATGCATGGCATATGAGATTTAATCAGTACATGACGCAGTATTTGAAGGGGAATTTTGGGTATAAGCATACAATATGA
- a CDS encoding OmpA family protein → MARRVRQNQRHNVSAEEDLNSHWMSYSDLMSALLLMFALFLMVNILNNQKSMEEKDKVIEELIGVKSKIIQELNTAFSDSDLQMEVDPHTGAIRFSSGVFFDYNSSGISDAGKQHLQEFIPQYINVLLSDQFRDHVSQVIVEGHTDNEGTYIYNLELSQNRSLSVVKEIFSDEFTAFQNKEELRKIITSNGRSFNEPILNENGEINPDKSRRVEFKFRLKDEELIDEIEQMVKTKHE, encoded by the coding sequence ATGGCTAGAAGAGTTAGACAGAATCAACGGCATAACGTCTCAGCAGAAGAAGATTTAAATAGTCATTGGATGTCTTATTCTGATTTAATGAGCGCCCTTCTCCTTATGTTTGCTCTTTTTCTGATGGTAAATATATTAAACAATCAAAAATCAATGGAAGAAAAGGATAAGGTAATAGAAGAACTTATCGGTGTTAAGTCCAAAATTATTCAAGAGTTAAATACAGCATTTAGTGATTCAGACTTACAAATGGAAGTTGATCCTCACACAGGTGCAATTCGTTTTTCAAGTGGAGTATTCTTTGATTACAATAGCTCTGGAATCTCGGACGCTGGTAAGCAGCATTTGCAAGAATTTATTCCTCAATATATTAATGTCCTATTATCGGACCAGTTTAGAGACCATGTCTCACAAGTAATTGTTGAGGGTCATACAGACAATGAGGGAACGTACATTTATAATCTAGAATTATCTCAAAATCGATCTTTATCTGTAGTGAAGGAAATATTTTCTGATGAATTTACTGCTTTTCAAAATAAGGAAGAATTGCGCAAAATTATTACCTCCAATGGAAGATCATTTAATGAGCCAATTTTGAATGAAAATGGTGAAATTAATCCAGACAAATCGAGACGAGTGGAATTTAAATTCCGATTAAAAGATGAAGAGTTAATCGATGAAATTGAACAGATGGTGAAGACTAAACATGAATAG
- the zorA gene encoding anti-phage ZorAB system protein ZorA, translating to MNSFIVNISGDPLIYTLVFLFISFIVFYSYRVIKVKNDINKVNAELTRLSEETARGKIEKFDRWILEQKSLPKEITESWNRYNRDFRAKNTHIPDIYDYFTEDLIVQKYGARKLVESVPAIFVSIGILGTFLGITAGIQQIDYEAPSEEMMIGIKVLLSGMKIAFYSSIAGILLSLLTSFIDRSYFYRQLLNSFHQLRFGLDEAFPVKTEGQLLEEIVVSQKDQMSKFKSFLANEMMPKMTTGLSETIVNGLNPQFEKNYEIMQQIVHNTSETQAEKLNEMVKFFVHSMQETAGKQIEQFGNTLTRTMEWQEKVHSEMNHLVTELKHSASAQSEMATQTTGLTEKLGYFVEKLNHQQEEVKENVSQLLIVSNQNQEIQQGYHGLLDKMALDRQNQDQQFHNQMNVLNDAVHKVLEKVFNGQETLEQYLQDQLKMLQSGIGDILERIIKERMSFEQQLTLQVTKVTSSLGELLGDISNERTASGQQFQEQMKALSTNMSEVVDSFKEERIAFDTQFRSQIGTLSENVTSMFTQLTEERTGFSQEFKDQMVILSESMNHVVGQLQDERTSFDNHFRNQLRNLSQEMGNVVGQLQEERTSFDNHFRNQLSNLSQEMGNVVGQLQEERTSFDDHFKNQLSNLSQEMGNVVGQLQEERTSFDNHFKNQLSNLSQEMGNVVGQLQEERTSFDNHFKNQLSNLSNEMGKVVAQLKDDRTQQGQQQKEQIEKLSQGVKEIIIDLQTERSDFDMRFRSQMDLFSTNMNKMTNQSELLQRVFNETQVFIERFNESTTSLDSLTKSNKELSLSLKDQLKFTTQSTHSLKEVISGIGQNNEVYVEIQKNMEKLLKSIIAEQSNLDKTKEKMVNQMKQEVQQVQQSINELKTIWSQNNDKLMKNQQLFANVNNKLDQSMKSFTDHMHQGLERTFAQFDKQLANSINYLDRGVSSINEVVTEMDKDFMTISKTIKQFQKVLDEVAITKE from the coding sequence TTGAATTCTTTTATTGTGAATATAAGTGGAGACCCACTAATTTATACTCTTGTTTTCTTGTTTATTAGCTTTATTGTTTTCTATTCTTATCGTGTTATAAAAGTGAAAAATGACATTAATAAGGTAAATGCGGAGCTGACACGGTTGTCGGAAGAGACCGCAAGAGGAAAAATAGAGAAGTTTGATAGATGGATACTTGAACAAAAGTCATTACCAAAGGAAATAACAGAATCCTGGAATAGGTACAACCGTGATTTTAGAGCTAAGAACACTCATATTCCGGATATTTATGATTATTTTACGGAAGATTTGATTGTTCAAAAATATGGGGCTCGAAAGCTTGTAGAAAGTGTCCCGGCCATCTTTGTTTCCATTGGTATTTTAGGTACATTCTTAGGGATCACAGCCGGAATTCAACAAATTGATTATGAAGCGCCATCAGAAGAAATGATGATTGGAATCAAAGTATTATTATCTGGCATGAAAATTGCCTTTTATTCTTCTATAGCAGGGATTTTGTTGTCACTACTTACCTCTTTTATTGATAGAAGTTATTTCTATCGTCAACTACTAAACTCTTTCCATCAATTACGCTTTGGTCTAGATGAAGCTTTTCCAGTAAAAACAGAAGGGCAGCTCTTAGAAGAGATTGTGGTATCTCAAAAAGACCAAATGAGCAAATTTAAATCATTTTTAGCGAACGAAATGATGCCCAAGATGACAACTGGATTATCAGAAACCATCGTAAATGGATTAAACCCACAATTTGAAAAAAATTATGAAATTATGCAACAAATCGTTCACAATACATCTGAAACGCAAGCTGAAAAATTAAATGAAATGGTCAAGTTTTTCGTTCATTCCATGCAAGAAACAGCAGGGAAACAAATTGAACAGTTTGGTAATACTTTAACTCGGACAATGGAATGGCAAGAAAAAGTCCATAGTGAGATGAACCATCTTGTTACGGAATTAAAGCATTCAGCATCTGCACAATCTGAAATGGCGACTCAAACGACTGGCTTAACTGAGAAACTTGGTTATTTTGTAGAAAAGTTAAATCACCAGCAAGAAGAAGTGAAAGAAAATGTTTCTCAACTTCTTATCGTATCTAATCAAAACCAAGAAATTCAACAAGGGTATCATGGGTTACTGGATAAAATGGCTCTAGACCGTCAAAATCAAGATCAACAATTCCATAACCAAATGAATGTTCTAAATGATGCTGTTCACAAGGTACTAGAAAAGGTATTTAATGGCCAAGAAACGCTTGAACAATATCTTCAAGATCAACTTAAGATGCTTCAGAGTGGAATTGGTGACATTTTAGAGAGAATTATTAAAGAGCGAATGTCATTTGAACAACAACTAACATTACAGGTGACTAAAGTGACTTCTAGCCTTGGAGAACTTCTTGGAGATATAAGTAATGAACGTACTGCATCAGGGCAACAATTCCAAGAGCAAATGAAGGCACTTTCCACCAATATGAGTGAGGTAGTTGATAGCTTTAAAGAAGAAAGAATAGCATTCGATACACAATTCAGAAGTCAAATCGGAACTTTATCGGAAAATGTAACTAGTATGTTTACCCAACTTACTGAAGAAAGAACTGGATTCAGCCAAGAGTTTAAAGATCAAATGGTTATCCTATCAGAAAGTATGAATCATGTAGTTGGACAGCTTCAAGATGAACGAACTTCATTTGATAATCACTTTAGAAATCAGCTAAGGAATCTTTCACAAGAGATGGGTAATGTTGTAGGTCAACTACAAGAAGAAAGAACTTCATTTGATAATCACTTTAGAAATCAGCTAAGCAATCTGTCACAAGAGATGGGTAATGTTGTAGGTCAATTACAAGAAGAAAGAACTTCATTTGATGATCACTTTAAAAATCAATTGAGTAATCTTTCACAAGAAATGGGTAATGTGGTGGGTCAATTACAAGAAGAAAGAACTTCATTTGACAATCACTTTAAAAATCAATTGAGTAATCTTTCACAAGAAATGGGTAATGTGGTAGGTCAGTTACAAGAAGAAAGAACTTCATTTGACAATCACTTTAAAAATCAGCTGAGTAATCTGTCTAACGAAATGGGTAAAGTTGTAGCCCAACTGAAAGATGATAGAACACAACAAGGACAACAGCAAAAAGAGCAAATAGAAAAACTTTCTCAAGGTGTTAAAGAAATTATTATAGACCTACAAACTGAACGTTCTGATTTTGATATGAGGTTTAGAAGTCAAATGGACCTATTCAGCACAAATATGAACAAGATGACCAACCAAAGCGAACTGTTACAAAGGGTATTTAATGAAACACAAGTATTTATTGAAAGATTTAATGAATCAACTACAAGTTTAGATAGTTTAACAAAATCTAATAAAGAGTTGTCACTAAGTCTTAAAGACCAGTTAAAGTTTACAACACAATCAACACATTCACTGAAAGAAGTCATTTCTGGCATTGGGCAAAACAATGAAGTGTACGTTGAAATTCAAAAAAATATGGAAAAACTATTAAAGTCAATCATTGCAGAACAAAGCAACTTAGACAAAACGAAAGAAAAGATGGTAAACCAAATGAAGCAAGAGGTACAACAAGTTCAACAAAGCATCAATGAACTGAAGACGATTTGGTCTCAAAACAATGATAAGTTAATGAAAAACCAACAGTTATTTGCCAACGTTAACAATAAACTAGATCAGTCTATGAAGAGCTTTACAGACCACATGCATCAGGGCCTAGAGCGAACGTTTGCTCAGTTTGATAAGCAATTAGCTAACTCGATAAATTATCTAGACCGTGGTGTAAGTAGCATTAATGAAGTGGTAACCGAAATGGATAAAGACTTTATGACGATTAGTAAAACGATTAAACAATTTCAAAAGGTCTTAGATGAAGTAGCAATAACTAAGGAGTAG
- the dcm gene encoding DNA (cytosine-5-)-methyltransferase yields MKKTVIELFAGVGGFHLGLKGAGWDVVWANQWEPGKKVQHAYDCYMSRFPEVEALNVDIAQVNDNPEEYPIPDHTLLVGGFPCQDYSVARTKADGIEGKKGVLFWEISRIIKSKQPPFVLLENVDRLLKSPAKQRGRDFAVMLATFRDLGYGVEWRVLNAADYGFAQRRRRVFIFAFHESTKYNKSLKKQSFEKILHGKGLFSQAFPVEKEYSKNHPPFKKELDHDIVKVSDTFSLTFRNSGIMLDSELYTEETIPQYVKPKTLGEILEKDVDKKYYLGPNLDDWNFMKGAKKIDRVSKTTGHKYTYAEGPVAFPDPLDKPGRTMLTSESSKNRSTHVVRDPQTGELRLLTPVECERLNDFPPNWTNTGMPEKFRYFTMGNALVVGLVTIMGETLDQIIKKESIRKAKVKNTPKIKSDTQQEQLSFKI; encoded by the coding sequence ATGAAGAAGACTGTCATAGAGCTATTTGCAGGTGTTGGTGGATTTCACCTCGGTCTTAAAGGAGCAGGCTGGGATGTTGTTTGGGCTAATCAATGGGAACCAGGTAAAAAGGTTCAGCACGCATATGATTGCTACATGTCTCGTTTCCCTGAAGTGGAAGCTCTCAATGTTGATATTGCCCAAGTCAATGATAATCCTGAAGAATATCCCATTCCCGACCACACATTGCTTGTAGGGGGATTTCCTTGTCAGGACTATTCGGTTGCCCGGACGAAAGCCGATGGAATTGAAGGGAAGAAGGGCGTCTTATTCTGGGAGATTAGTAGAATTATAAAAAGCAAACAGCCACCTTTTGTCCTATTGGAAAATGTGGATCGATTATTAAAGTCTCCAGCTAAGCAACGAGGTCGAGACTTTGCTGTTATGCTGGCAACGTTTCGAGACCTTGGCTACGGTGTAGAATGGCGCGTGCTAAATGCAGCGGATTATGGTTTTGCACAAAGACGAAGAAGAGTCTTTATCTTTGCTTTTCATGAGTCGACGAAATACAACAAATCACTTAAAAAGCAAAGCTTTGAAAAAATCCTCCACGGAAAGGGATTATTTTCTCAGGCCTTTCCTGTTGAAAAGGAATATTCTAAAAACCACCCACCTTTTAAAAAGGAATTAGACCATGATATTGTAAAGGTTTCAGATACGTTTTCACTAACATTTAGAAATAGTGGGATCATGCTGGATAGTGAATTGTACACAGAAGAAACGATTCCACAATATGTTAAGCCGAAAACGCTTGGTGAGATATTAGAAAAAGATGTAGATAAAAAGTATTACTTGGGACCTAATTTAGACGATTGGAATTTCATGAAGGGTGCCAAGAAGATTGATAGAGTAAGTAAAACAACAGGTCATAAATATACGTATGCAGAAGGTCCTGTTGCCTTCCCAGACCCCCTTGATAAACCGGGACGTACGATGCTAACAAGTGAATCCAGTAAAAACAGAAGTACTCATGTTGTTCGTGACCCTCAGACAGGAGAGCTACGATTACTTACACCGGTTGAGTGTGAACGGTTAAATGATTTTCCACCTAATTGGACAAACACAGGAATGCCCGAGAAATTCCGATATTTTACGATGGGTAATGCACTAGTGGTTGGTCTTGTTACAATAATGGGAGAAACGTTAGATCAAATTATTAAAAAAGAGTCTATTAGAAAAGCAAAAGTGAAAAATACACCTAAAATAAAGAGCGATACACAACAAGAGCAACTTTCATTTAAAATATAA
- a CDS encoding ATP-dependent helicase yields the protein MCASFNHKLTKQQQEIVDFTGNEVLIRGIAGSGKTLVLLKKAKETAEKYPKDKIAIFTYSSTLTNAAKLLMREFNLTNIDIRTFHSWAMSSYYKVMNKSYKMLDTRYKDSFKNALQKVSATSKHRLVNSKEYSEFLKDEISWMKGKGIDSLEEYLEANRRGRGSEVRVTKDDRKIIFKVYQAYQNDKGNFLDFDDFGLIFSKNLSEISNDVKFDHIFIDEAQDLQQAQLLVLRAAARKSFIVAADKGQKIYKTSFAWRDIGLNITGGRTKILKDSFRSTKQIIQLAASLQQHDSIIKDDEYVPPVLPSREGPKPVLIHCSTKESQDKEVAKAIKQIQAETPKATIAILTRDWRSAFRIKHSLDALRLQSQFIKKEEGNPHEPGIKLSTYHSSKGLEFDYVMVMDLVDPNLADDVDEEQYWELERRLLYVSITRACTYLQLYSHGNASRLLKELDDSFYDKVSV from the coding sequence ATGTGTGCTAGCTTTAATCATAAACTAACGAAGCAACAACAAGAAATCGTTGACTTTACTGGAAATGAAGTATTAATTCGTGGAATTGCTGGAAGTGGTAAAACACTTGTTTTATTGAAGAAAGCGAAGGAAACAGCAGAGAAATATCCAAAAGACAAAATCGCTATTTTTACTTATAGTAGCACACTTACAAATGCGGCAAAGCTTTTAATGCGTGAGTTTAATTTAACTAACATTGATATTCGTACTTTTCATAGCTGGGCGATGAGCTCATACTATAAAGTGATGAATAAAAGCTATAAGATGCTTGATACTAGATATAAAGATTCGTTTAAAAATGCCCTTCAAAAAGTGTCAGCTACGTCTAAGCATCGTTTAGTGAATTCAAAGGAATATAGTGAGTTCTTAAAGGATGAGATTTCTTGGATGAAAGGGAAAGGTATTGATTCATTAGAGGAATACCTTGAAGCGAATCGTCGAGGCCGTGGTAGTGAAGTGCGTGTAACAAAGGATGATCGAAAAATTATTTTCAAGGTGTACCAAGCCTATCAAAACGATAAAGGCAATTTCCTAGATTTCGATGATTTTGGTTTAATCTTTTCTAAAAATTTATCTGAAATAAGTAATGATGTAAAGTTTGACCATATCTTTATCGATGAGGCACAGGACCTTCAGCAGGCACAGCTACTAGTATTAAGGGCCGCTGCTCGTAAATCTTTTATCGTAGCTGCTGATAAAGGGCAAAAAATCTATAAAACGTCGTTTGCTTGGAGAGACATTGGATTAAATATAACAGGAGGACGTACAAAAATTCTAAAGGACTCCTTCCGATCCACAAAACAAATTATTCAGCTTGCTGCTAGCTTACAACAGCATGATTCTATCATTAAGGATGATGAATATGTTCCACCTGTTTTACCTTCAAGAGAAGGTCCAAAACCTGTTCTCATCCATTGTTCAACAAAGGAATCACAGGATAAAGAAGTGGCAAAGGCTATCAAGCAAATCCAAGCCGAAACACCAAAAGCAACCATTGCTATCTTAACACGTGACTGGCGAAGTGCCTTTAGAATTAAACATTCACTTGATGCACTAAGGCTACAGTCCCAATTCATTAAAAAGGAAGAAGGAAATCCTCATGAACCAGGTATTAAACTTTCAACCTATCATTCTTCCAAAGGCTTAGAGTTTGACTATGTCATGGTAATGGATTTAGTTGACCCTAATCTAGCAGATGACGTTGATGAAGAACAATATTGGGAGCTAGAGCGCCGTCTGTTATATGTCTCTATTACAAGAGCATGCACATATTTACAGCTATATTCACATGGAAATGCTTCACGTTTGTTGAAGGAATTAGACGATAGTTTCTATGATAAGGTTAGTGTGTAA
- a CDS encoding UvrD-helicase domain-containing protein, whose protein sequence is MFIETDLENRAGVEAERKVWDAVKGYFAGRNSFAFLHYPMFNRGHQGRKEIDILLVDQELGVTVIEVKGIRIDQIESIQGHVWTYRDFYTDKGNPYSQAEQQLYMLCNKLEKNPLLYRSFSKRVVIALPNITRSEWEMRGFDKLLHSPPILFQDDLLNNISILESYFIVKANEPLNNRQWSIMKSLFSIMDEAETSFVPQEAYFSKLYILSSEEQFVQHKAAIEQALSKGLKIFLLSYVQLPEQWINQFKPFRDEYQLLIYTNLYQAVRQDAIVIQDGEQVTETIQEIITSNFPKFNLGQYKASHAPLDEHLMVTAGAGTGKTHVMIDRILFLLAKGELSLKDVIMITFTNDSTNEMKERLQKKLIHLSKLTGRTKYLLYAEDIKEMQISTIHSYAKSIIVSLAHELGLGRNVQLRSFVKTKKDIIEQLANEYFRTKTVKGLVQLKFPHYELINVMYDFWEEMEKKGLTKKEIMDLDWGQAKSTEYESVHGLFEYVFKHCEDKLDQEKKKENAVSMGDLIRKIKDFSQDQDKMVQIKGNKFLFVDEFQDSDNVQIEMVASLANYLNYQLFVVGDVKQSIYRFRGADYRSFDVLDSKVKANSKQDTVFTSISLNQNYRTSTSILNKLDQLFVEWGKKGWLSYSKDDRLEGATDAVEKRNEFQFISVRDNKRAELEMVDAIKESLSMTKALPKDKNRKIALIVRTNSQAKAVNKWCDVASITTLQNLDGTFFTSDAVRDFKYLLEGLLYPNDAKYVLNALQTPYFRYEIPFQVLLPFSGESRRILDFIHSKIGKNFTQYVEQLKVLPIMAIIQKIISEKGIFEHLSEYSQKRKAQGNDEINIQQYKVNLFHLMNMIQQQFDTMSSTLFTLHEWLTLQIRTNRTENEPMIETTEQTVEITTVHRSKGLEYHTVIIPKTDYQFESDRDSFYIQEENEMIGGKRKVGWYLKNRDSSSYYDQLNTLERNETNKEETRLLYVAMTRTKERLVVILPEQDKKQTWSSLIKATGNKGVRNDR, encoded by the coding sequence TTGTTTATAGAGACTGATTTGGAAAATAGAGCTGGAGTCGAGGCGGAACGAAAAGTATGGGATGCAGTGAAGGGATATTTTGCTGGGCGTAATAGCTTTGCATTTCTTCATTATCCTATGTTTAATCGAGGTCATCAAGGCCGAAAAGAAATTGATATCTTACTAGTGGATCAAGAGCTGGGTGTCACTGTTATTGAGGTTAAGGGTATTCGAATCGATCAAATCGAATCGATACAGGGACATGTTTGGACCTATCGTGACTTTTATACAGATAAAGGAAACCCATATAGTCAGGCGGAACAACAGCTTTATATGCTATGTAATAAATTAGAGAAAAATCCATTGCTTTATCGTAGCTTTAGCAAGCGTGTCGTGATTGCTCTACCTAATATTACTCGCTCAGAATGGGAGATGAGAGGCTTTGATAAGTTATTGCATTCTCCGCCCATTCTATTTCAGGACGACCTGCTGAATAATATTAGTATACTAGAAAGCTATTTTATAGTAAAAGCGAACGAACCTTTAAATAATCGACAGTGGTCCATCATGAAGAGCCTTTTTTCAATTATGGATGAAGCAGAGACGTCTTTTGTTCCACAAGAGGCTTATTTCTCTAAGCTTTATATTCTTTCTAGTGAAGAGCAGTTTGTTCAACACAAAGCTGCTATTGAACAAGCACTGAGTAAAGGGTTAAAAATATTCCTATTAAGCTATGTTCAGCTACCTGAGCAATGGATAAATCAGTTTAAACCATTTCGAGATGAATATCAGCTGTTAATTTATACAAATTTATATCAAGCTGTAAGACAGGATGCTATCGTTATCCAGGATGGAGAACAGGTAACGGAGACTATTCAAGAAATCATTACCTCTAACTTTCCTAAGTTCAATTTAGGTCAATATAAAGCCTCCCATGCACCACTTGATGAGCATTTAATGGTGACCGCTGGCGCAGGAACGGGAAAAACGCATGTAATGATTGATCGAATTTTATTTTTACTCGCAAAGGGAGAGCTATCCCTTAAAGATGTCATTATGATAACGTTTACCAATGATTCTACGAATGAAATGAAGGAGCGTTTACAAAAGAAGCTGATTCATTTATCAAAGCTAACTGGTCGAACGAAATACCTGCTTTATGCTGAAGATATAAAAGAAATGCAAATTAGCACCATCCACTCTTATGCAAAATCGATCATTGTGTCGTTAGCACATGAGCTTGGGCTTGGCCGAAACGTTCAGCTACGAAGCTTTGTCAAAACAAAAAAGGACATTATTGAACAGCTTGCGAATGAATACTTCCGTACCAAAACGGTCAAAGGGCTCGTTCAGCTTAAGTTTCCTCATTATGAATTAATCAATGTCATGTATGATTTTTGGGAAGAGATGGAGAAAAAAGGCTTAACGAAGAAGGAAATCATGGATTTAGATTGGGGACAAGCGAAATCTACTGAGTATGAGAGTGTTCATGGTTTATTCGAGTACGTATTCAAGCATTGTGAGGATAAGCTTGATCAGGAGAAGAAAAAGGAAAATGCGGTATCAATGGGTGACCTCATTCGAAAAATTAAGGATTTTAGTCAAGATCAAGACAAAATGGTACAAATAAAAGGAAATAAGTTTTTATTTGTCGATGAATTTCAGGATAGTGATAATGTTCAGATTGAAATGGTGGCTAGTCTAGCAAACTACCTAAACTATCAGTTATTTGTCGTAGGAGATGTGAAACAATCAATCTATCGATTCCGTGGAGCGGATTACAGATCCTTTGATGTATTAGATAGCAAGGTAAAAGCAAATTCAAAACAGGATACCGTTTTTACTAGCATCTCATTAAATCAAAACTACCGTACATCGACAAGTATCCTTAATAAATTGGATCAATTGTTTGTGGAATGGGGTAAAAAGGGCTGGCTTTCATATTCAAAGGATGATCGGTTAGAGGGAGCCACTGATGCTGTTGAAAAGAGGAATGAATTTCAATTTATATCGGTGAGGGACAATAAACGAGCAGAGCTTGAAATGGTTGATGCTATTAAGGAATCTTTATCGATGACGAAAGCCCTTCCGAAGGACAAAAATCGTAAAATCGCGTTAATTGTTAGAACGAATTCACAAGCGAAGGCAGTCAATAAGTGGTGTGATGTAGCAAGTATTACTACCCTGCAAAATCTAGATGGAACATTCTTTACAAGTGATGCAGTTCGAGATTTTAAATACCTGCTAGAAGGTCTCTTATATCCAAATGATGCAAAGTATGTATTGAATGCCCTACAGACCCCTTATTTTAGGTATGAGATTCCGTTTCAAGTGTTATTACCGTTTTCAGGAGAAAGTAGAAGAATATTGGATTTTATCCATAGTAAAATCGGTAAGAATTTTACCCAATATGTCGAGCAGCTAAAGGTCCTTCCTATCATGGCAATTATTCAAAAAATCATTTCAGAAAAAGGGATATTCGAGCATTTATCGGAGTACTCTCAAAAGCGAAAAGCGCAAGGAAATGATGAAATCAATATCCAGCAATACAAGGTGAATCTGTTTCACCTAATGAATATGATTCAGCAGCAGTTTGATACGATGAGTAGTACCTTATTTACGTTACACGAATGGTTGACCCTGCAAATTCGAACGAATCGAACAGAAAATGAGCCGATGATTGAAACGACTGAACAAACGGTCGAAATCACAACTGTACACCGTTCGAAAGGTCTGGAATATCACACGGTCATTATTCCAAAAACAGACTACCAATTTGAAAGTGACCGAGACTCCTTCTACATTCAAGAGGAAAATGAAATGATTGGTGGGAAAAGAAAAGTAGGCTGGTATTTAAAAAATCGTGATAGCAGTAGCTACTATGATCAATTAAATACGCTAGAGCGAAATGAAACGAATAAAGAAGAAACACGACTTCTATATGTGGCGATGACCAGAACAAAGGAAAGACTTGTCGTCATCTTACCAGAACAGGATAAGAAGCAAACATGGTCTTCATTAATCAAAGCAACAGGTAATAAGGGGGTGCGAAATGACCGTTAG